TTCATGCCGGACAGCAACGGCGCGATCTCCCGCTCGCGGCCGAACAGCAAAAACTCCAACTGCGGATAGCGCTGGCTGGCAATGTTGGCGCCTCGCATCACGACCTGCGGGGCGTGGTCCCCGCCCATCGCGTCCAGGGCCAAAGTCAGTTGGGCACTCAAGGAGTTATGTTCCCGATCCTGATTGCGGGCTGTCCGCTGCCGCGACACCGCCCCTCAGGTCAAGCGACGTCCGCCTCGACCACCTCGCGACCATCATAATAGCCGCAAGCGGCACAAACATGATGAGGGCGCTTCAATTCGCCGCAGTTCGGACACTCGGCGTAGTTCGCCGACGGCAGTGCGTCGTGCGCCCGTCGCTGGTTGCGTCGCGACTTCGAAACCTTCTTCTTGGGTACAGCCATCGTTTTCGTCTTTCCGTGTCAAATCGCTCGTGATTGGCAGCCTGCGGCAACCGCTCCTTAGCCAAGATTGCGAGCCGCGGCAAGCCCGGCCGCGGCCCAAGGGTCGCCTAGCTGCTTCCCTTCAAACTCTTCAGTACGGCGAAGGGCGACCTGCTGGTCTCCTCGCCGCTCCACTCCCCAACCTTCATCCTGGCGCCTTCGCGCCGGGGATAGGGCTCCAGCGCCAAGGCCAGGTGTTCCGTCACCAGCTCGCCGATATCCACAGCGCCGTCGACAATCGGCTCCGGCGGATCCTCGGCATCGAGATCGATCAGCTCTTCCGCGACCGGCCGCCCGGCGGGCGCCGCTCCGAAGAGCTGCGAGAACTTATGCTCGACGGTGCTGAGCACCGGCTCGAGCGTGACAACGCACGCCTGCCGAACGGTCGCCGAGAGCGTCCCACTGACCCGAAACGAGCCGTCGTGCGGGAGACGGCGCAGATCCACCCGGGCGGAGAGCTCGTCCAGCGCGATCAGGCCGAGCCGCCGTGCCAGAAGAGCCCGTTCTGGCCCTGTCGCCTCGATCTCCTCGGTGGTCTCGTCACCCAGGTCAACAATCTTGATACGACGCGAAAACTCATTCTGCGCCGGGACCTGAACGGCCAT
This portion of the Kiloniellales bacterium genome encodes:
- the rpmF gene encoding 50S ribosomal protein L32 — encoded protein: MAVPKKKVSKSRRNQRRAHDALPSANYAECPNCGELKRPHHVCAACGYYDGREVVEADVA
- a CDS encoding DUF177 domain-containing protein; this encodes MAVQVPAQNEFSRRIKIVDLGDETTEEIEATGPERALLARRLGLIALDELSARVDLRRLPHDGSFRVSGTLSATVRQACVVTLEPVLSTVEHKFSQLFGAAPAGRPVAEELIDLDAEDPPEPIVDGAVDIGELVTEHLALALEPYPRREGARMKVGEWSGEETSRSPFAVLKSLKGSS